One Halobaculum sp. CBA1158 DNA segment encodes these proteins:
- a CDS encoding archaellin/type IV pilin N-terminal domain-containing protein: MFEFITDEEERGQVGIGTLIVFIAMVLVAAIAAGVLINTAGFLQSKAQETGQQSTQQVSDRLQEVATVGNVTENNGESVIDAVNVTVTQAPGAGEIDLQNATVTWIGPEGTFILNHENAGSSIDDTFTTEAVKDADGGADSTVLNDPDDRFNIQFNLSTASEKPNLLHEGEEVTVKINTMAGSTTTIRFSVPESLGQKEGVEL, encoded by the coding sequence ATGTTCGAGTTCATCACGGACGAGGAGGAGCGCGGGCAAGTGGGGATCGGGACGCTCATCGTGTTCATCGCGATGGTGCTGGTGGCGGCGATCGCCGCCGGCGTCCTGATCAACACCGCCGGCTTCCTCCAGTCCAAGGCGCAGGAAACGGGTCAGCAGTCGACCCAGCAGGTCAGCGACCGACTGCAGGAGGTTGCGACCGTTGGGAACGTCACGGAGAACAACGGTGAATCGGTCATCGACGCGGTGAACGTGACGGTCACGCAGGCACCGGGTGCCGGCGAGATCGACCTCCAGAACGCCACGGTCACGTGGATCGGGCCGGAGGGAACGTTCATACTCAACCACGAGAACGCCGGCAGCTCGATCGACGACACGTTCACCACCGAGGCCGTGAAGGACGCCGACGGCGGCGCTGACAGCACGGTGTTGAACGATCCCGACGACCGGTTCAACATCCAATTCAACCTCAGCACGGCCTCAGAGAAACCCAACCTGCTCCACGAGGGTGAGGAGGTGACGGTCAAGATCAACACGATGGCCGGCTCGACGACGACGATCCGGTTCTCCGTGCCCGAGTCGCTCGGGCAGAAGGAGGGCGTCGAGCTGTAA
- the cheY gene encoding chemotaxis protein CheY encodes MPTSVLIADDSEFMRNLLREILEGEFEIVGEAENGVEAVDLYGEHSPDIVMMDIVMPIRNGIEATTEITEEHPDANVIMCTSVGQEEKMKAAIKAGAEGYITKPFQKPNVLEAINDAVPA; translated from the coding sequence ATGCCGACCAGCGTTCTGATCGCGGACGACTCGGAGTTCATGCGGAACCTCCTGCGGGAGATCCTCGAGGGGGAGTTCGAGATCGTCGGCGAGGCCGAGAACGGCGTCGAGGCGGTCGACCTCTACGGCGAGCACTCGCCCGACATCGTGATGATGGACATCGTCATGCCGATCCGCAACGGGATCGAGGCGACCACCGAGATCACGGAGGAACACCCCGACGCGAACGTCATCATGTGCACGAGCGTCGGGCAGGAGGAGAAGATGAAGGCCGCGATCAAGGCGGGTGCGGAGGGGTACATCACGAAACCGTTCCAGAAGCCGAACGTGCTCGAAGCCATCAACGACGCCGTCCCCGCGTAG
- a CDS encoding chemotaxis protein CheC → MYVDIQSLGEFSDLASQGADRAADALGQLADANVYVDVTDVTLMAAGDLREAFAGREFVGVEIGLEGGIAGQTVMAFELEAAESLVDRLMPGGGDGEFVRSGVTEAGNIMTSGFIDGWADHLGVAIDMTPPAYVRASGTDILPDGAFDDAREGVFMFESKVSSMDEELEFMIYMLPEYAGFTDMLGHDSPVGDAGEAVPVEKLPTFNEMTRQGASSAADNITMMTGTETDVDVSRLRFVPVQDVPAELGEETVAGTVFELHGDPSGYLAILFDEASAEEVAGGMIPTETDPGIGDMEKGALRELGNIMTSGFIDGWANVLGTSIEHTPPQFVHDMGSAVMSPLVSRLGKTQDHAFIIDSTVRTPDGSVRCDIYALPDQRELAAALDRIEPAATDGGHAR, encoded by the coding sequence ATGTACGTCGACATCCAGTCGCTGGGGGAGTTCTCCGACCTCGCGAGCCAGGGGGCCGACCGCGCGGCGGACGCGCTCGGACAACTCGCCGACGCGAACGTGTACGTCGACGTGACGGACGTGACGCTGATGGCCGCCGGCGACCTCCGGGAGGCGTTCGCCGGCCGGGAGTTCGTCGGCGTCGAGATCGGGCTGGAGGGCGGTATCGCCGGACAGACCGTGATGGCGTTCGAACTGGAGGCGGCCGAGAGCCTCGTCGACCGACTCATGCCCGGCGGCGGCGACGGGGAGTTCGTCAGAAGCGGCGTCACCGAGGCGGGCAACATCATGACCTCGGGGTTCATCGACGGCTGGGCCGACCACCTCGGCGTCGCCATCGACATGACCCCGCCCGCGTACGTCCGCGCCTCCGGCACCGACATCCTGCCCGACGGCGCGTTCGACGACGCCCGCGAGGGCGTGTTCATGTTCGAGTCGAAGGTGTCCTCGATGGACGAGGAGCTCGAGTTCATGATCTACATGCTCCCCGAGTACGCCGGGTTCACCGACATGCTGGGTCACGACAGCCCCGTCGGCGACGCCGGCGAGGCGGTCCCGGTGGAGAAGCTGCCGACGTTCAACGAGATGACTCGGCAGGGCGCGTCGTCGGCCGCCGATAACATCACGATGATGACCGGCACCGAGACTGACGTGGACGTGTCGCGTCTCCGGTTCGTTCCCGTGCAGGACGTGCCCGCGGAACTCGGCGAGGAGACCGTCGCCGGGACGGTGTTCGAGCTCCACGGCGACCCCAGCGGCTACCTCGCCATCCTCTTCGACGAGGCCTCCGCCGAGGAGGTCGCCGGCGGGATGATCCCCACGGAGACTGATCCGGGGATCGGCGACATGGAGAAGGGCGCGCTCCGGGAGCTGGGCAACATCATGACCTCGGGGTTCATCGACGGCTGGGCGAACGTGCTCGGCACGAGCATCGAGCACACCCCGCCGCAGTTCGTCCACGACATGGGATCGGCGGTGATGAGCCCGCTCGTGAGCCGGCTCGGGAAGACGCAGGACCACGCGTTCATCATCGACTCCACGGTCCGAACCCCCGACGGCAGCGTCCGCTGTGACATCTACGCCCTGCCGGACCAACGCGAACTGGCCGCGGCCCTCGACCGGATCGAGCCCGCCGCGACCGACGGCGGCCACGCCCGGTGA